One window of Bos javanicus breed banteng chromosome 1, ARS-OSU_banteng_1.0, whole genome shotgun sequence genomic DNA carries:
- the TNK2 gene encoding activated CDC42 kinase 1 isoform X4: MPAARRFPGLELSFPLLARLRRRLYTRLGSSSMQPEEGTGWLLELLSEVQLQQYFLRLRDDLNVTRLSHFEYVKNEDLEKIGMGRPGQRRLWEAVKRRKAMCKRKSWMSKSTFRKTSPTPGGSAGEGSLQSLTCLIGEKDLHLFEKLGDGSFGVVRRGEWDAPSGKTVSVAVKCLKPDVLSQPEAMDDFIREVNAMHSLDHRNLIRLYGVVLTPPMKMVTELAPLGSLLDRLRKHQGHFLLGTLSRYAVQVAEGMGYLEAKRFIHRDLAARNLLLATRDLVKIGDFGLMRALPQNDDHYVMQEHRKVPFAWCAPESLKTRTFSHASDTWMFGVTLWEMFTYGQEPWIGLNGSQILHKIDKEGERLPRPEDCPQDIYNVMVQCWAHKPEDRPTFVALRDFLLEAQPTDMRALQDFEEPDKLHIQMNDVITVIEGRAENYWWRGQNTRTLCVGPFPRNVVTSVAGLSAQDISQPLQNSFIHTGHGDSDPRHCWGFPDKIDELYLGNPMDPPDLLSVELSTSRPTQHLGRVKREPPPRPPQPAIFTQSKWGCSRCLGPRPRPLSPLTPLLLEEPTYDPVSEDQDPLSSDFKRLGLRKPGLPRGLWLAKPSARVPGTKAGRGGGEVTLIDFGEEPVVPAPRPCAPSLAQLAMDACSLLDKTPPQSPTRALPRPLHPTPVVDWDARPLPPPPAYDDVAQDEDDFEVCSINSTLVGAGVSAEPSQGETNYAFVPEPARLLPPLEDNLFLPPQSGGKPPNSAQTAEIFQALQQECMRQLQVPPGSLVPSPSPGGDDKPQVPPRVPIPPRPTRSRGELSPVPPGEEEMGQWPGPASPPRVPPREPLSPQGSRTPSPLVPPGSSPLPPRLSSSPGKTMPTTQSFASDPKYATPQVIQAPGPRAGPCILPIVRDGKKVSSTHYYLLPERPPYLERYQRFLHEAQSPREPDPTPIPLLLPPPSTPAPAAPTATVRPMPQAAPDPKANFSSNNSNPGARPSSLRATARLPQRGYPGDGPEAGRPADKIQMLQAMVHGVTTEECQAALQSHSWSVQRAAQYLKVEQLFGLGLRPRGECHNVLEMFDWNLEQAGCHLLGSCGPAHHKR, translated from the exons ATGCCAGCAGCTCGTCGGTTCCCGGGCCTCGAGCTCTCGTTCCCTCTTCTAGCCAGACTCCGGCGGAGACTGTACACA AGGCTGGGGAGCAGCAGCATGCAGCCAGAGGAGGGCACGGGCTGGCTGCTAGAGCTGCTGTCCGAGGTGCAGCTCCAGCAGTATTTCCTGCGCCTCCGCGACGACCTCAACGTCACCCGCCTGTCCCACTTTGAGTATGTCAAGAACGAGGACCTGGAGAAGATCGGCATGGGCCGGCCCG GCCAGCGGCGGCTGTGGGAGGCCGTGAAGAGGAGGAAGGCCATGTGCAAACGCAAGTCCTGGATGAGCAAG AGCACCTTCCGGAAGACCTCGCCCACCCCAGGGGGCTCTGCTGGGGAGGGGTCCCTGCAGAGCCTCACCTGCCTCATTGGGGAGAAGGACCTGCATCTCTTCGAGAAGCTGGGAGATGGCTCCTTTGGCGTGGTGCGCAGGGGCGAGTGGGACGCCCCCTCGGGGAAGACG GTGAGCGTGGCTGTGAAGTGCCTGAAGCCCGACGTGCTGAGCCAGCCGGAGGCCATGGACGACTTCATCCGGGAGGTCAACGCCATGCACTCGCTTGACCACCGAAACCTCATTCGCCTCTACGGGGTGGTGCTCACACCGCCCATGAAGATG GTGACAGAGCTGGCACCTCTGGGATCATTGTTGGACCGGCTGCGCAAGCACCAGGGCCACTTCCTGCTGGGCACCCTGAGCCGCTACGCTGTGCAGGTGGCTGAGGGCATGGGCTACCTGGAGGCCAAGCGCTTCATCCACCGGGACCTGGCCGCCCGAAATCTGCTGTTGGCCACCCGCGACCTGGTCAAGATAGGGGACTTCGGGCTGATGCGAGCACTGCCCCAGAACGACGACCACTACGTCATGCAGGAACATCGCAAGGTGCCCTTTGCCTG GTGTGCCCCAGAGAGCCTGAAGACACGCACCTTCTCCCACGCCAGCGACACCTGGATGTTTGGGGTCACGCTGTGGGAGATGTTCACCTATGGCCAGGAGCCCTGGATTGGCCTCAATGGCAGTCAG atCCTGCATAAGATTGACAAGGAGGGGGAGCGTCTACCCCGGCCGGAGGACTGCCCCCAGGACATCTACAATGTCATGGTCCAGTGCTGGGCTCACAAGCCCGAGGACAGACCCACCTTTGTGGCCCTGCGGGACTTCCTGCTGGAG GCTCAGCCTACCGACATGCGGGCCCTTCAGGACTTCGAAGAACCTGACAAGCTGCACATCCAGATGAATGACGTCATCACCGTCATCGAGGGGAG GGCTGAGAATTACTGGTGGCGTGGGCAGAACACGCGGACGCTGTGCGTGGGGCCCTTCCCTCGCAACGTGGTGACCTCCGTGGCTGGTCTGTCGGCCCAGGACATCAGCCAGCCGCTGCAGAATAGCTTCATCCACACGGGGCATGGCGACAGTGACCCCCGCcactgctggggcttccctgacaaGATTGACGA ACTGtatctgggaaaccccatggaccctCCTGACCTGCTGAGCGTGGAACTGAGCACATCCAGGCCCACCCAGCATCTGGGCAGGGTGAAAA GGGAGCCTCCACCTCGCCCTCCTCAGCCTGCCATCTTCACTCAGAGTAAGTGGGGCTGCTCCCGGTGCCttggcccccgcccccgccccctctcTCCTCTCACTCCTCTCCTTCTGGAAG AACCAACCTACGACCCCGTGAGTGAGGACCAAGACCCCCTGTCCAGCGACTTCAAGAGGCTGGGCCTGCGAAAGCCAGGACTGCCCCGTGGGCTGTGGCTCGCGAAGCCCTCAGCCCGGGTGCCAGGCACCAAGGCCGGCCGCGGTGGTGGCGAGGTCACGCTCATCGATTTCGGCGAGGAGCCTGTTGTGCCGGCCCCACGGCCCTGTGCCCCATCACTGGCGCAGCTGGCCATGGACGCCTGTTCCTTGCTGGACAAGACCCCGCCACAGAGCCCTACACGGGCCCTGCCCCGGCCCCTGCATCCCACGCCTGTGGTGGACTGGGATGCACGCCCACTGCCCCCGCCTCCCGCCTACGATGACGTGGCCCAGGATGAGGATGACTTCGAGGTCTGCTCCATCAACAGCACCCTCGTGGGCGCCGGGGTCTCTGCTGAGCCCAGCCAGGGCGAGACCAACTATGCCTTTGTGCCTGAGCCGGCGAGGCTCCTCCCCCCGCTGGAGGACAACCTGTTCCTCCCACCCCAGAGTGGGGGCAAGCCACCCAACTCGGCCCAAACCGCAGAGATCTTCCAGGCGCTGCAGCAGGAATGCATGCGGCAGCTACAGGTCCCGCCTGGCTCTCTGGTCCCCTCACCCAGCCCTGGGGGTGACGACAAGCCCCAGGTGCCCCCCCGGGTGCCCATCCCCCCGAGGCCCACGCGCTCGCGTGGTGAGCTGTCTCCAGTCCCCCCAGGTGAGGAGGAGATGGGCCAGTGGCCCggacctgcctcccctccccgggTGCCTCCCCGGGAGCCCCTGTCTCCACAAGGCTCCAGGACTCCCAGCCCCCTGGTGCCACCTGGCAGCTCCCCGCTGCCTCCCCGGCTCTCCAGctcacctgggaagaccatgcCCACCACCCAGAGCTTTGCCTCAGACCCCAAGTATGCCACACCCCAGGTGATCCAGGCGCCTGGCCCGCGGGCCGGCCCCTGCATCTTGCCCATCGTCCGAGACGGGAAGAAGGTCAGCAGCACCCACTACTACCTGCTGCCCGAGCGCCCGCCCTACCTGGAGCGCTACCAGCGCTTCCTGCATGAGGCCCAGAGCCCCAGAGAGCCAGACCCCACGCCCATACCCCTGCTGCTGCCCCCGCCCAGCACCCCAGCCCCAGCCGCCCCCACTGCCACTGTTCGACCAATGCCCCAGGCTGCCCCAGACCCCAAGGCCAACTTCTCcagcaacaacagcaacccaGGGGCCCGGCCATCCTCCCTGAGGGCCACTGCTCGGCTGCCACAGAGGGGCTACCCCGGGGACGGGCCAGAGGCTGGGCGGCCTGCAGACAAGATCCAGATG CTGCAGGCCATGGTGCATGGGGTGACCACAGAGGAGTGCCAGGCGGCCCTGCAGAGCCACAGCTGGAGCGTGCAGAGGGCTGCCCAGTATCTGAAG GTGGAGCAGCTCTTTGGTCTGGGTCTGCGGCCACGAGGCGAGTGCCACAATGTGCTGGAGATGTTCGACTGGAACCTGGAACAGGCCGGCTGCCACCTGCTGGGCTCCTGCGGCCCTGCCCACCACAA GCGTTGA
- the TNK2 gene encoding activated CDC42 kinase 1 isoform X13, whose product MPAARRFPGLELSFPLLARLRRRLYTRLGSSSMQPEEGTGWLLELLSEVQLQQYFLRLRDDLNVTRLSHFEYVKNEDLEKIGMGRPGQRRLWEAVKRRKAMCKRKSWMSKVFSGKRLEAEFPPHHSQSTFRKTSPTPGGSAGEGSLQSLTCLIGEKDLHLFEKLGDGSFGVVRRGEWDAPSGKTVSVAVKCLKPDVLSQPEAMDDFIREVNAMHSLDHRNLIRLYGVVLTPPMKMVTELAPLGSLLDRLRKHQGHFLLGTLSRYAVQVAEGMGYLEAKRFIHRDLAARNLLLATRDLVKIGDFGLMRALPQNDDHYVMQEHRKVPFAWCAPESLKTRTFSHASDTWMFGVTLWEMFTYGQEPWIGLNGSQILHKIDKEGERLPRPEDCPQDIYNVMVQCWAHKPEDRPTFVALRDFLLEAQPTDMRALQDFEEPDKLHIQMNDVITVIEGRAENYWWRGQNTRTLCVGPFPRNVVTSVAGLSAQDISQPLQNSFIHTGHGDSDPRHCWGFPDKIDELYLGNPMDPPDLLSVELSTSRPTQHLGRVKKPTYDPVSEDQDPLSSDFKRLGLRKPGLPRGLWLAKPSARVPGTKAGRGGGEVTLIDFGEEPVVPAPRPCAPSLAQLAMDACSLLDKTPPQSPTRALPRPLHPTPVVDWDARPLPPPPAYDDVAQDEDDFEVCSINSTLVGAGVSAEPSQGETNYAFVPEPARLLPPLEDNLFLPPQSGGKPPNSAQTAEIFQALQQECMRQLQVPPGSLVPSPSPGGDDKPQVPPRVPIPPRPTRSRGELSPVPPGEEEMGQWPGPASPPRVPPREPLSPQGSRTPSPLVPPGSSPLPPRLSSSPGKTMPTTQSFASDPKYATPQVIQAPGPRAGPCILPIVRDGKKVSSTHYYLLPERPPYLERYQRFLHEAQSPREPDPTPIPLLLPPPSTPAPAAPTATVRPMPQAAPDPKANFSSNNSNPGARPSSLRATARLPQRGYPGDGPEAGRPADKIQMVEQLFGLGLRPRGECHNVLEMFDWNLEQAGCHLLGSCGPAHHKR is encoded by the exons ATGCCAGCAGCTCGTCGGTTCCCGGGCCTCGAGCTCTCGTTCCCTCTTCTAGCCAGACTCCGGCGGAGACTGTACACA AGGCTGGGGAGCAGCAGCATGCAGCCAGAGGAGGGCACGGGCTGGCTGCTAGAGCTGCTGTCCGAGGTGCAGCTCCAGCAGTATTTCCTGCGCCTCCGCGACGACCTCAACGTCACCCGCCTGTCCCACTTTGAGTATGTCAAGAACGAGGACCTGGAGAAGATCGGCATGGGCCGGCCCG GCCAGCGGCGGCTGTGGGAGGCCGTGAAGAGGAGGAAGGCCATGTGCAAACGCAAGTCCTGGATGAGCAAG GTGTTCAGTGGAAAGCGGCTGGAGGCTGAGTTCCCCCCTCATCACTCTCAGAGCACCTTCCGGAAGACCTCGCCCACCCCAGGGGGCTCTGCTGGGGAGGGGTCCCTGCAGAGCCTCACCTGCCTCATTGGGGAGAAGGACCTGCATCTCTTCGAGAAGCTGGGAGATGGCTCCTTTGGCGTGGTGCGCAGGGGCGAGTGGGACGCCCCCTCGGGGAAGACG GTGAGCGTGGCTGTGAAGTGCCTGAAGCCCGACGTGCTGAGCCAGCCGGAGGCCATGGACGACTTCATCCGGGAGGTCAACGCCATGCACTCGCTTGACCACCGAAACCTCATTCGCCTCTACGGGGTGGTGCTCACACCGCCCATGAAGATG GTGACAGAGCTGGCACCTCTGGGATCATTGTTGGACCGGCTGCGCAAGCACCAGGGCCACTTCCTGCTGGGCACCCTGAGCCGCTACGCTGTGCAGGTGGCTGAGGGCATGGGCTACCTGGAGGCCAAGCGCTTCATCCACCGGGACCTGGCCGCCCGAAATCTGCTGTTGGCCACCCGCGACCTGGTCAAGATAGGGGACTTCGGGCTGATGCGAGCACTGCCCCAGAACGACGACCACTACGTCATGCAGGAACATCGCAAGGTGCCCTTTGCCTG GTGTGCCCCAGAGAGCCTGAAGACACGCACCTTCTCCCACGCCAGCGACACCTGGATGTTTGGGGTCACGCTGTGGGAGATGTTCACCTATGGCCAGGAGCCCTGGATTGGCCTCAATGGCAGTCAG atCCTGCATAAGATTGACAAGGAGGGGGAGCGTCTACCCCGGCCGGAGGACTGCCCCCAGGACATCTACAATGTCATGGTCCAGTGCTGGGCTCACAAGCCCGAGGACAGACCCACCTTTGTGGCCCTGCGGGACTTCCTGCTGGAG GCTCAGCCTACCGACATGCGGGCCCTTCAGGACTTCGAAGAACCTGACAAGCTGCACATCCAGATGAATGACGTCATCACCGTCATCGAGGGGAG GGCTGAGAATTACTGGTGGCGTGGGCAGAACACGCGGACGCTGTGCGTGGGGCCCTTCCCTCGCAACGTGGTGACCTCCGTGGCTGGTCTGTCGGCCCAGGACATCAGCCAGCCGCTGCAGAATAGCTTCATCCACACGGGGCATGGCGACAGTGACCCCCGCcactgctggggcttccctgacaaGATTGACGA ACTGtatctgggaaaccccatggaccctCCTGACCTGCTGAGCGTGGAACTGAGCACATCCAGGCCCACCCAGCATCTGGGCAGGGTGAAAA AACCAACCTACGACCCCGTGAGTGAGGACCAAGACCCCCTGTCCAGCGACTTCAAGAGGCTGGGCCTGCGAAAGCCAGGACTGCCCCGTGGGCTGTGGCTCGCGAAGCCCTCAGCCCGGGTGCCAGGCACCAAGGCCGGCCGCGGTGGTGGCGAGGTCACGCTCATCGATTTCGGCGAGGAGCCTGTTGTGCCGGCCCCACGGCCCTGTGCCCCATCACTGGCGCAGCTGGCCATGGACGCCTGTTCCTTGCTGGACAAGACCCCGCCACAGAGCCCTACACGGGCCCTGCCCCGGCCCCTGCATCCCACGCCTGTGGTGGACTGGGATGCACGCCCACTGCCCCCGCCTCCCGCCTACGATGACGTGGCCCAGGATGAGGATGACTTCGAGGTCTGCTCCATCAACAGCACCCTCGTGGGCGCCGGGGTCTCTGCTGAGCCCAGCCAGGGCGAGACCAACTATGCCTTTGTGCCTGAGCCGGCGAGGCTCCTCCCCCCGCTGGAGGACAACCTGTTCCTCCCACCCCAGAGTGGGGGCAAGCCACCCAACTCGGCCCAAACCGCAGAGATCTTCCAGGCGCTGCAGCAGGAATGCATGCGGCAGCTACAGGTCCCGCCTGGCTCTCTGGTCCCCTCACCCAGCCCTGGGGGTGACGACAAGCCCCAGGTGCCCCCCCGGGTGCCCATCCCCCCGAGGCCCACGCGCTCGCGTGGTGAGCTGTCTCCAGTCCCCCCAGGTGAGGAGGAGATGGGCCAGTGGCCCggacctgcctcccctccccgggTGCCTCCCCGGGAGCCCCTGTCTCCACAAGGCTCCAGGACTCCCAGCCCCCTGGTGCCACCTGGCAGCTCCCCGCTGCCTCCCCGGCTCTCCAGctcacctgggaagaccatgcCCACCACCCAGAGCTTTGCCTCAGACCCCAAGTATGCCACACCCCAGGTGATCCAGGCGCCTGGCCCGCGGGCCGGCCCCTGCATCTTGCCCATCGTCCGAGACGGGAAGAAGGTCAGCAGCACCCACTACTACCTGCTGCCCGAGCGCCCGCCCTACCTGGAGCGCTACCAGCGCTTCCTGCATGAGGCCCAGAGCCCCAGAGAGCCAGACCCCACGCCCATACCCCTGCTGCTGCCCCCGCCCAGCACCCCAGCCCCAGCCGCCCCCACTGCCACTGTTCGACCAATGCCCCAGGCTGCCCCAGACCCCAAGGCCAACTTCTCcagcaacaacagcaacccaGGGGCCCGGCCATCCTCCCTGAGGGCCACTGCTCGGCTGCCACAGAGGGGCTACCCCGGGGACGGGCCAGAGGCTGGGCGGCCTGCAGACAAGATCCAGATG GTGGAGCAGCTCTTTGGTCTGGGTCTGCGGCCACGAGGCGAGTGCCACAATGTGCTGGAGATGTTCGACTGGAACCTGGAACAGGCCGGCTGCCACCTGCTGGGCTCCTGCGGCCCTGCCCACCACAA GCGTTGA
- the TNK2 gene encoding activated CDC42 kinase 1 isoform X9, which translates to MPAARRFPGLELSFPLLARLRRRLYTRLGSSSMQPEEGTGWLLELLSEVQLQQYFLRLRDDLNVTRLSHFEYVKNEDLEKIGMGRPGQRRLWEAVKRRKAMCKRKSWMSKVFSGKRLEAEFPPHHSQSTFRKTSPTPGGSAGEGSLQSLTCLIGEKDLHLFEKLGDGSFGVVRRGEWDAPSGKTVSVAVKCLKPDVLSQPEAMDDFIREVNAMHSLDHRNLIRLYGVVLTPPMKMVTELAPLGSLLDRLRKHQGHFLLGTLSRYAVQVAEGMGYLEAKRFIHRDLAARNLLLATRDLVKIGDFGLMRALPQNDDHYVMQEHRKVPFAWCAPESLKTRTFSHASDTWMFGVTLWEMFTYGQEPWIGLNGSQILHKIDKEGERLPRPEDCPQDIYNVMVQCWAHKPEDRPTFVALRDFLLEAQPTDMRALQDFEEPDKLHIQMNDVITVIEGRAENYWWRGQNTRTLCVGPFPRNVVTSVAGLSAQDISQPLQNSFIHTGHGDSDPRHCWGFPDKIDELYLGNPMDPPDLLSVELSTSRPTQHLGRVKKPTYDPVSEDQDPLSSDFKRLGLRKPGLPRGLWLAKPSARVPGTKAGRGGGEVTLIDFGEEPVVPAPRPCAPSLAQLAMDACSLLDKTPPQSPTRALPRPLHPTPVVDWDARPLPPPPAYDDVAQDEDDFEVCSINSTLVGAGVSAEPSQGETNYAFVPEPARLLPPLEDNLFLPPQSGGKPPNSAQTAEIFQALQQECMRQLQVPPGSLVPSPSPGGDDKPQVPPRVPIPPRPTRSRGELSPVPPGEEEMGQWPGPASPPRVPPREPLSPQGSRTPSPLVPPGSSPLPPRLSSSPGKTMPTTQSFASDPKYATPQVIQAPGPRAGPCILPIVRDGKKVSSTHYYLLPERPPYLERYQRFLHEAQSPREPDPTPIPLLLPPPSTPAPAAPTATVRPMPQAAPDPKANFSSNNSNPGARPSSLRATARLPQRGYPGDGPEAGRPADKIQMLQAMVHGVTTEECQAALQSHSWSVQRAAQYLKVEQLFGLGLRPRGECHNVLEMFDWNLEQAGCHLLGSCGPAHHKR; encoded by the exons ATGCCAGCAGCTCGTCGGTTCCCGGGCCTCGAGCTCTCGTTCCCTCTTCTAGCCAGACTCCGGCGGAGACTGTACACA AGGCTGGGGAGCAGCAGCATGCAGCCAGAGGAGGGCACGGGCTGGCTGCTAGAGCTGCTGTCCGAGGTGCAGCTCCAGCAGTATTTCCTGCGCCTCCGCGACGACCTCAACGTCACCCGCCTGTCCCACTTTGAGTATGTCAAGAACGAGGACCTGGAGAAGATCGGCATGGGCCGGCCCG GCCAGCGGCGGCTGTGGGAGGCCGTGAAGAGGAGGAAGGCCATGTGCAAACGCAAGTCCTGGATGAGCAAG GTGTTCAGTGGAAAGCGGCTGGAGGCTGAGTTCCCCCCTCATCACTCTCAGAGCACCTTCCGGAAGACCTCGCCCACCCCAGGGGGCTCTGCTGGGGAGGGGTCCCTGCAGAGCCTCACCTGCCTCATTGGGGAGAAGGACCTGCATCTCTTCGAGAAGCTGGGAGATGGCTCCTTTGGCGTGGTGCGCAGGGGCGAGTGGGACGCCCCCTCGGGGAAGACG GTGAGCGTGGCTGTGAAGTGCCTGAAGCCCGACGTGCTGAGCCAGCCGGAGGCCATGGACGACTTCATCCGGGAGGTCAACGCCATGCACTCGCTTGACCACCGAAACCTCATTCGCCTCTACGGGGTGGTGCTCACACCGCCCATGAAGATG GTGACAGAGCTGGCACCTCTGGGATCATTGTTGGACCGGCTGCGCAAGCACCAGGGCCACTTCCTGCTGGGCACCCTGAGCCGCTACGCTGTGCAGGTGGCTGAGGGCATGGGCTACCTGGAGGCCAAGCGCTTCATCCACCGGGACCTGGCCGCCCGAAATCTGCTGTTGGCCACCCGCGACCTGGTCAAGATAGGGGACTTCGGGCTGATGCGAGCACTGCCCCAGAACGACGACCACTACGTCATGCAGGAACATCGCAAGGTGCCCTTTGCCTG GTGTGCCCCAGAGAGCCTGAAGACACGCACCTTCTCCCACGCCAGCGACACCTGGATGTTTGGGGTCACGCTGTGGGAGATGTTCACCTATGGCCAGGAGCCCTGGATTGGCCTCAATGGCAGTCAG atCCTGCATAAGATTGACAAGGAGGGGGAGCGTCTACCCCGGCCGGAGGACTGCCCCCAGGACATCTACAATGTCATGGTCCAGTGCTGGGCTCACAAGCCCGAGGACAGACCCACCTTTGTGGCCCTGCGGGACTTCCTGCTGGAG GCTCAGCCTACCGACATGCGGGCCCTTCAGGACTTCGAAGAACCTGACAAGCTGCACATCCAGATGAATGACGTCATCACCGTCATCGAGGGGAG GGCTGAGAATTACTGGTGGCGTGGGCAGAACACGCGGACGCTGTGCGTGGGGCCCTTCCCTCGCAACGTGGTGACCTCCGTGGCTGGTCTGTCGGCCCAGGACATCAGCCAGCCGCTGCAGAATAGCTTCATCCACACGGGGCATGGCGACAGTGACCCCCGCcactgctggggcttccctgacaaGATTGACGA ACTGtatctgggaaaccccatggaccctCCTGACCTGCTGAGCGTGGAACTGAGCACATCCAGGCCCACCCAGCATCTGGGCAGGGTGAAAA AACCAACCTACGACCCCGTGAGTGAGGACCAAGACCCCCTGTCCAGCGACTTCAAGAGGCTGGGCCTGCGAAAGCCAGGACTGCCCCGTGGGCTGTGGCTCGCGAAGCCCTCAGCCCGGGTGCCAGGCACCAAGGCCGGCCGCGGTGGTGGCGAGGTCACGCTCATCGATTTCGGCGAGGAGCCTGTTGTGCCGGCCCCACGGCCCTGTGCCCCATCACTGGCGCAGCTGGCCATGGACGCCTGTTCCTTGCTGGACAAGACCCCGCCACAGAGCCCTACACGGGCCCTGCCCCGGCCCCTGCATCCCACGCCTGTGGTGGACTGGGATGCACGCCCACTGCCCCCGCCTCCCGCCTACGATGACGTGGCCCAGGATGAGGATGACTTCGAGGTCTGCTCCATCAACAGCACCCTCGTGGGCGCCGGGGTCTCTGCTGAGCCCAGCCAGGGCGAGACCAACTATGCCTTTGTGCCTGAGCCGGCGAGGCTCCTCCCCCCGCTGGAGGACAACCTGTTCCTCCCACCCCAGAGTGGGGGCAAGCCACCCAACTCGGCCCAAACCGCAGAGATCTTCCAGGCGCTGCAGCAGGAATGCATGCGGCAGCTACAGGTCCCGCCTGGCTCTCTGGTCCCCTCACCCAGCCCTGGGGGTGACGACAAGCCCCAGGTGCCCCCCCGGGTGCCCATCCCCCCGAGGCCCACGCGCTCGCGTGGTGAGCTGTCTCCAGTCCCCCCAGGTGAGGAGGAGATGGGCCAGTGGCCCggacctgcctcccctccccgggTGCCTCCCCGGGAGCCCCTGTCTCCACAAGGCTCCAGGACTCCCAGCCCCCTGGTGCCACCTGGCAGCTCCCCGCTGCCTCCCCGGCTCTCCAGctcacctgggaagaccatgcCCACCACCCAGAGCTTTGCCTCAGACCCCAAGTATGCCACACCCCAGGTGATCCAGGCGCCTGGCCCGCGGGCCGGCCCCTGCATCTTGCCCATCGTCCGAGACGGGAAGAAGGTCAGCAGCACCCACTACTACCTGCTGCCCGAGCGCCCGCCCTACCTGGAGCGCTACCAGCGCTTCCTGCATGAGGCCCAGAGCCCCAGAGAGCCAGACCCCACGCCCATACCCCTGCTGCTGCCCCCGCCCAGCACCCCAGCCCCAGCCGCCCCCACTGCCACTGTTCGACCAATGCCCCAGGCTGCCCCAGACCCCAAGGCCAACTTCTCcagcaacaacagcaacccaGGGGCCCGGCCATCCTCCCTGAGGGCCACTGCTCGGCTGCCACAGAGGGGCTACCCCGGGGACGGGCCAGAGGCTGGGCGGCCTGCAGACAAGATCCAGATG CTGCAGGCCATGGTGCATGGGGTGACCACAGAGGAGTGCCAGGCGGCCCTGCAGAGCCACAGCTGGAGCGTGCAGAGGGCTGCCCAGTATCTGAAG GTGGAGCAGCTCTTTGGTCTGGGTCTGCGGCCACGAGGCGAGTGCCACAATGTGCTGGAGATGTTCGACTGGAACCTGGAACAGGCCGGCTGCCACCTGCTGGGCTCCTGCGGCCCTGCCCACCACAA GCGTTGA